A part of Rhipicephalus microplus isolate Deutch F79 chromosome 8, USDA_Rmic, whole genome shotgun sequence genomic DNA contains:
- the LOC119165188 gene encoding uncharacterized protein LOC119165188 — protein MRVPLETVICSILLVITGSNPDESEETSPFDCQLNEEPGDPCARPDLPCRRNSNDGKYPFLANTTGGKGCSGCVCRQGFRRSVFGECIAESDCRTCWNDPFSDYSSCGGCPPVCGEDYPAPCPRTCTSGCYCLDGFVRSSRDGGSCVPIASCPPKCFGENMVFVAQKSCFPERCPKREDQDDDAYDCGRPGCECSQGHRLLDSLTCVAKCPAE, from the exons ATGCGAGTGCCTCTGGAAACCGTTATTTGCTCGATCTTGTTGGTCATTACAGGCTCGAATCCCGACG AATCAGAAGAAACGTCGCCATTTGACTGCCAGCTCAACGAGGAACCGGGGGACCCATGTGCCAGGCCTGATCTTCCGTGTCGGAGAAACTCCAATGATG GGAAATATCCCTTCCTTGCCAACACCACGGGTGGAAAGGGTTGCTCGGGCTGCGTTTGCAGACAAGGCTTCAGGCGCTCCGTGTTCGGCGAATGCATAGCCGAAAGCGACTGTCGCACCTGCTGGAACGACCCTTTCTCGGACTActccagctgcggtggctgtccGCCCGTCTGCGGCGAGGATTATCCCGCACCGTGCCCCAGGACCTGCACGTCCGGTTGCTACTGCCTCGATGGGTTTGTGAG gtcatcgaggGACGGCGGTTCCTGCGTGCCAATCGCCTCGTGTCCTCCCAAATGCTTCGGCGAGAACATGGTGTTCGTTGCGCAAAAGTCTTGCTTCCCGGAACGTTGCCCCAAACGAGAGGATCAAGACGACGACGCTTACGATTGTGGACGACCCGGGTGCGAATGTTCGCAAGGTCACCGCCTTCTAGATTCCTTGACTTGCGTCGCCAAGTGTCCGGCTGAATAG